One Lacipirellulaceae bacterium DNA window includes the following coding sequences:
- a CDS encoding GDSL-type esterase/lipase family protein — translation MIGLRILIVLTAALSTVDTLGQNIKLPTSCHSAVVPASKDWSEWTKLHRRFKQQSSTERPRLIFLGDSITQGWTKEGLKTWNHYYNPLAAANFGIAGDRTQHLLYRIQDGYFLENQPEVVVVLIGTNNIKEQRNTPPETVEGIEKVVEVLAKQLPKTRILLLGILPCGESPTSQQRQDTAAVNLSLSQKSFGETVRFLDLGQHFLQSEGMISKEIMPDFLHLSSKGYQLLAEKLEPRLQQLMSAK, via the coding sequence ATGATAGGTTTACGCATTCTCATCGTCCTGACAGCCGCGCTCTCGACTGTCGATACGCTAGGTCAGAACATTAAATTGCCTACATCGTGCCACTCCGCAGTCGTACCGGCGAGCAAGGACTGGTCCGAATGGACGAAACTGCATCGACGCTTCAAGCAACAATCTAGTACCGAGCGTCCGCGACTGATCTTTCTCGGTGATTCCATTACTCAAGGCTGGACGAAAGAGGGTCTGAAAACCTGGAACCACTACTATAATCCGCTTGCAGCCGCCAACTTCGGCATCGCTGGCGACCGTACTCAGCACCTGCTCTATCGTATCCAGGATGGCTACTTCCTGGAGAATCAACCGGAAGTCGTTGTTGTTCTGATTGGAACAAACAACATCAAAGAGCAACGGAACACTCCCCCCGAAACTGTGGAGGGAATCGAGAAGGTCGTTGAGGTTCTTGCGAAACAGCTACCCAAGACCCGAATCCTACTCCTCGGCATCCTCCCCTGCGGCGAGTCACCTACTTCACAACAACGCCAAGATACAGCCGCGGTCAATTTGTCGTTAAGCCAAAAAAGTTTCGGCGAAACCGTGCGTTTCCTCGACCTAGGACAACACTTTCTTCAGTCCGAAGGGATGATCTCCAAAGAGATCATGCCCGACTTCTTGCATCTCTCATCCAAAGGATACCAACTTCTAGCCGAGAAACTTGAACCAAGGCTGCAGCAATTGATGTCCGCGAAGTAG
- a CDS encoding DUF1501 domain-containing protein — MLSNRQCNYILSRRAFLGTSAGGVGQLAFGSLLAGASGSPSHASETTGGLSSLPHFPPRAKRVVCLFQSGGFSHVDLFDHKPTLRSQHGQEIPASVKGDQRLTGMTSGQTAYPVVAPLAPGKRCGESGTWISDLLPHTQSIADEICLVKSMHTEAINHDPAITFLNTGNQQPGYASLGAWVNYGLGSINKNLPTYVAMLSQGSGKNPGQPIFSRLWGSGFLPSSFQGVGLRPGANPILYLENPQGVTRKGRREQLDALAKLNQLSAAELHDPEIVARINAYEMAFRMQSSVPELTDFRDETAEAMQRYGPDVQNPGSYAANCLLARRLLERDVRFVQLFHRGWDQHIDIAGQLPRQCRDVDQPTAALVKDLKERGMLEDTLVVFATEFGRTVFSQGKLGSPGMGRDHHGRCFSVWLAGGGIRPGIEYGQTDDYCYNIVDKPVHLRDLHATILHCLGIDHHRLTYRFRGLDVRMTGVEPAAVQQELLL; from the coding sequence ATGCTGAGCAATCGCCAGTGCAACTATATCTTGTCGCGAAGGGCCTTCCTTGGCACCTCTGCCGGAGGAGTTGGACAACTCGCCTTCGGCTCGTTACTCGCAGGCGCCTCGGGTTCTCCCTCGCACGCTAGTGAGACGACGGGCGGGCTGTCTTCCTTACCCCACTTTCCACCAAGAGCGAAACGCGTTGTCTGCCTCTTTCAATCGGGCGGCTTTTCGCACGTTGACTTGTTCGATCATAAGCCAACACTCCGGTCACAGCATGGTCAAGAAATCCCAGCGTCGGTCAAAGGCGACCAACGGCTTACTGGCATGACCTCTGGCCAAACAGCCTATCCCGTCGTTGCCCCGCTCGCACCGGGAAAACGGTGTGGTGAGTCTGGAACTTGGATTAGCGATCTTCTGCCTCATACGCAGTCCATCGCGGATGAGATTTGTCTTGTGAAGTCGATGCACACCGAGGCGATCAATCATGACCCGGCAATTACTTTCTTGAATACAGGCAACCAGCAGCCGGGTTATGCCAGTCTGGGTGCTTGGGTCAATTACGGGCTGGGCAGCATCAACAAAAACCTCCCGACCTACGTTGCGATGTTGTCGCAGGGTTCAGGTAAAAACCCGGGGCAGCCGATTTTCTCGCGACTGTGGGGCAGTGGCTTCTTGCCCTCGTCCTTCCAGGGCGTGGGATTGCGGCCAGGAGCCAATCCGATTCTGTATTTGGAAAACCCTCAAGGCGTCACGCGCAAAGGTCGACGCGAACAACTTGATGCGTTGGCGAAGCTCAACCAGTTGAGCGCCGCCGAATTGCACGATCCGGAGATCGTCGCTCGCATCAACGCCTACGAGATGGCGTTTCGAATGCAAAGCTCCGTCCCTGAGCTAACCGATTTTCGCGACGAAACTGCTGAGGCGATGCAGCGTTATGGCCCGGACGTGCAGAATCCTGGTAGTTATGCGGCCAACTGTTTACTTGCACGGCGACTGCTTGAACGCGATGTGCGGTTCGTCCAATTGTTCCATCGTGGTTGGGACCAACATATCGACATCGCAGGTCAGTTGCCTCGTCAATGCCGTGATGTTGACCAACCGACCGCTGCCTTGGTGAAAGACCTGAAAGAGCGGGGAATGCTTGAAGATACGCTCGTCGTGTTTGCTACGGAGTTCGGCCGGACGGTTTTCAGCCAAGGGAAACTTGGGAGCCCCGGCATGGGACGCGATCATCATGGACGATGCTTTTCCGTATGGCTTGCCGGGGGCGGAATTCGCCCGGGGATCGAATACGGTCAGACGGACGACTACTGTTACAACATCGTCGACAAGCCTGTCCATTTGCGTGACTTGCACGCTACTATTTTGCATTGTCTGGGAATCGACCATCATCGATTGACGTATCGATTCCGCGGACTCGACGTAAGGATGACAGGCGTCGAACCAGCAGCAGTTCAGCAGGAACTCTTGCTATAA